A window of Thermococcus aggregans contains these coding sequences:
- the rad50 gene encoding DNA double-strand break repair ATPase Rad50 → MMIEKIIVRDFRSHEFTKVTFTPGINLIIGQNGSGKSSLLDAILVGLYWPTKPKDLKKEDILRVNGKSTEITIFFEKDNVKYQLHRNITKGIAFVKYQEGDGWHYATEAGQQYVRKWIEKLIPYDVFVNAIYIRQGEIDAILESDESREKVVRKVLGLDKYENAYNNLLEVRKAIDSRINAIEEYLTAMKNIDEMIEETRKNLSETIKQINELTPRIPELRKEAEKIEKRLSELDKLVEELNKAKEEKSKIEKILEGVRTRINSLNNSINERKTKIEELKKKSERFEKIKPKAERYKELERFQKEYSEVKSKIEKELKGYEGTLSQIEERIKELIGKEEELKEIEEKLEKIAEALETLKEYAEKYEEAIGIKKTIESLRKRLTLSEEKIKALKDKIEEAKKRREEIREELEKIGEEKGKLKSLSREKDKAISELMKAKGKCPVCGSELTDEHRKELIEKYKVEIEEYRTKLEELERKEKDLRTELKEIESILKKESIVIANEEVLKQIKENEEKLAQFNLKELEEKAKEYEKLSTEKNQLEGILKGILDELKKKPILEKKREIIKKRIENARRELQEYEKKFKELGFENEDALKAELEKLRPIYEEYLGLLNVKEDLEKEKERLHEEEKELSSLESKRKQLGEQLSSLSETITKLEEKYNKEEHDRLKKEYVEKREALTRAETELNNLERRKEELSKTLERLQEEKDNVKNKKKELEELRKARERVQELREKVRKFKNILKEDALAKVGEYASEIFEELTEEKYSGITVKAKENKVVLGVIYDGKERDLSFLSGGERIALGLAFRLALSLYLAGEIPLLIMDEPTPYLDEERRRRLVDIMERYLKRIPQVIIVSHDEELKDAADRVVRVRLENGVSRVEEVEVS, encoded by the coding sequence ATGATGATTGAAAAGATAATTGTGAGAGATTTCCGCTCACATGAGTTCACGAAGGTAACTTTTACGCCCGGAATAAACCTGATAATAGGGCAAAACGGTTCTGGAAAAAGTTCCCTCCTTGACGCGATACTTGTGGGTCTCTACTGGCCCACAAAACCCAAAGACCTAAAAAAAGAGGACATTCTGAGAGTAAACGGAAAAAGCACCGAGATAACAATATTTTTTGAAAAGGACAATGTGAAGTACCAGCTCCATAGAAACATAACTAAAGGCATAGCTTTTGTTAAATACCAAGAGGGCGATGGGTGGCATTATGCAACTGAGGCAGGTCAGCAATACGTGAGAAAATGGATAGAAAAACTGATCCCCTACGACGTCTTTGTTAACGCGATATACATAAGGCAGGGCGAGATTGACGCGATCTTAGAGAGCGATGAGAGCAGGGAAAAAGTCGTTAGAAAAGTTCTTGGGTTAGATAAATACGAAAATGCTTACAACAACCTTCTTGAGGTCAGAAAGGCCATAGATTCAAGGATAAATGCGATTGAAGAATACCTCACGGCAATGAAGAACATAGATGAGATGATAGAGGAGACCCGAAAAAACCTGAGCGAAACCATTAAGCAGATAAACGAGCTTACACCAAGGATTCCAGAGCTGAGAAAAGAAGCTGAAAAAATAGAAAAGAGACTTTCTGAACTCGATAAGCTGGTAGAGGAACTTAACAAAGCAAAAGAAGAAAAAAGTAAAATTGAAAAGATTCTCGAAGGTGTAAGGACAAGGATAAACTCTCTCAACAACTCAATAAACGAAAGAAAAACGAAGATAGAAGAACTGAAAAAGAAGTCTGAAAGGTTTGAAAAAATTAAGCCTAAGGCAGAGAGGTACAAAGAACTCGAAAGGTTCCAGAAAGAGTACAGCGAAGTAAAGTCCAAGATTGAAAAAGAGCTTAAAGGTTACGAAGGAACGCTCTCCCAGATAGAAGAGAGAATTAAGGAGCTCATAGGGAAGGAAGAAGAACTTAAGGAAATTGAGGAAAAGTTGGAAAAAATTGCAGAGGCTCTTGAGACCCTAAAGGAGTATGCAGAAAAATATGAAGAAGCAATTGGAATTAAGAAGACAATAGAGTCCCTTAGGAAAAGGTTAACCCTCAGCGAAGAGAAAATTAAAGCCCTCAAAGATAAAATAGAAGAGGCAAAGAAAAGAAGAGAAGAAATTCGTGAGGAGCTTGAAAAGATTGGAGAGGAGAAAGGAAAGCTGAAAAGCCTTTCTCGGGAAAAAGATAAGGCAATCTCGGAACTCATGAAAGCTAAAGGGAAATGTCCCGTTTGCGGTTCTGAGCTTACGGATGAACACAGAAAAGAGCTCATAGAAAAATACAAAGTGGAAATCGAGGAGTATAGGACAAAGCTGGAAGAACTCGAAAGGAAAGAAAAAGACCTCAGGACAGAGCTCAAAGAAATTGAGAGCATTCTAAAAAAAGAAAGCATTGTAATAGCAAACGAAGAAGTTCTAAAGCAGATTAAGGAAAACGAAGAGAAACTAGCCCAATTTAATCTGAAGGAGCTCGAAGAAAAAGCAAAAGAATATGAAAAGCTCTCAACGGAGAAAAATCAGCTCGAAGGAATCCTTAAGGGCATTTTGGATGAGCTCAAGAAGAAGCCAATTTTAGAGAAAAAGAGGGAGATCATAAAGAAGAGAATAGAAAACGCCAGAAGAGAGCTCCAAGAATACGAGAAAAAATTCAAGGAGCTTGGGTTTGAAAACGAAGACGCTCTTAAGGCAGAGCTTGAAAAGCTGAGACCCATCTATGAAGAATACTTAGGACTTTTGAACGTTAAGGAGGATCTTGAAAAAGAGAAAGAGCGCCTCCATGAAGAGGAAAAAGAGCTAAGTAGTCTCGAATCCAAGAGGAAGCAACTTGGGGAACAGCTGTCATCCTTAAGTGAAACAATAACAAAGCTCGAGGAAAAGTACAACAAAGAAGAACACGACAGGCTCAAAAAGGAGTATGTTGAGAAGAGAGAAGCACTAACAAGGGCAGAAACAGAGCTTAACAACCTAGAGAGGAGAAAGGAGGAGCTGAGCAAGACCTTGGAAAGACTCCAAGAAGAAAAAGACAACGTCAAAAACAAGAAAAAAGAACTTGAAGAGCTAAGAAAAGCCAGAGAAAGAGTTCAAGAACTTAGAGAAAAGGTCAGGAAGTTTAAGAACATCCTTAAGGAAGATGCCCTGGCAAAAGTTGGTGAATATGCGAGCGAGATATTTGAAGAGCTTACGGAGGAGAAGTATTCCGGCATAACGGTCAAAGCCAAAGAAAATAAAGTTGTCCTCGGAGTTATATACGACGGCAAGGAGAGGGACCTATCATTTCTCAGCGGCGGCGAGAGGATAGCCCTTGGCCTGGCATTTAGGCTTGCTTTGTCCCTCTATCTTGCAGGGGAGATACCTCTCCTCATAATGGATGAGCCAACGCCGTATCTTGATGAGGAAAGGAGGAGAAGGTTAGTTGATATCATGGAGCGCTATCTGAAGAGAATTCCACAGGTAATAATAGTATCCCACGATGAGGAGCTTAAGGACGCTGCAGATAGGGTTGTAAGAGTCCGGCTTGAGAACGGTGTTTCGAGAGTAGAGGAAGTCGAGGTGAGCTGA
- the lonB gene encoding ATP-dependent protease LonB — MREEFNNIEAGRSYGEELELGIDFQTTEEIKVPEKLIDQVIGQDHAVEVIKTAAKQKRHVLLIGEPGTGKSMLGQAMAELLPTENLEDILVFPNPEDENMPKIKTVPACQGRQIVERYRQKAKEQENIKSYLLLFVLFVVMLAVLMDRSAQTLLFGVFVLIVSLMAISNMRLRNQALVPKLLVDNCGRKKAPFVDATGAHAGALLGDVRHDPFQCFSGKESVIVEKDGERRAVTLKEFVENALKEPSGEGVDGEVKVAYRDFRNDNVKILTKDGFVKLLYANRREGKQKLRRIVNLEKDYWLAVTPEHKVYTVKGLKEMGELTKDDEIIRVPVIILDRFDVARTYNEEEKLKDYIRWKEYYEKTGNGYKRAAKELGIKESTLRWWTQGAKPKSLKMIEELEKLGLLPLKSDDKRLEEIAKVMGVLFSDGNIDKNLNTLSFVSSEREAVEEFVRILGNIFGRVEYEIKENRRAMGESILFRTWDRRVIRFFVALGAPVGNKTKVKLELPWWIKLKPSLFLAFIDGLYSGDGSVPRFARYREGIKFNGTLEIAQLTDELEKKLQFFEEVAWHLGLFGIEAKVRVDKANGKYKVRLVFSQSIDNVLNFLEFVPISLSPSKRERFLGEVEKYLSAVPDSSLAEKLKEFRERFERIKKKERRNFIETWEEVEITYNVTTETGNLLTNGLLVKNSGGLGTPAHERVEPGMIHRAHKGVLFIDEIATLSLKMQQSLLTAMQEKKFPITGQSELSSGAMVRTEPVPCDFILVAAGNLDTVDKMHPALRSRIRGYGYEVYMRTTMPDTIENRRKLVRFVAQEVVKDGKIPHFTRDAVEEIIREAQKRAGRKGHLTLRLRDLGGVIRAAGDIAVREGAKYVTREHVLKALQLARPLEKQLADWYIERKKEYQVIKTEGGEIGRVNGLAVIGEQSGIVLPIEAVVAPAASREEGKIIVTGKLGEIAKEAVQNVSAIIKRYKGEDISRYDIHVQFLQTYEGVEGDSASISVATAVISALEEIPVKQSVAMTGSLSVRGEVLPVGGVTPKIEAAIEAGIKQVIIPKANEKDVFLSPDKAEKIEIIPVETIDEVLQIALEDSEKKDDLIKRIREALPFA; from the coding sequence TTGAGAGAGGAATTCAATAATATTGAAGCGGGACGCTCATATGGTGAAGAGCTTGAATTGGGAATTGATTTTCAAACTACTGAGGAAATTAAAGTTCCTGAAAAGTTAATAGACCAAGTCATTGGTCAGGATCATGCAGTTGAAGTAATAAAAACCGCAGCAAAGCAAAAAAGACACGTACTGTTAATAGGCGAGCCTGGTACAGGTAAGTCTATGCTAGGTCAGGCTATGGCAGAGCTCCTCCCCACTGAAAATCTTGAGGATATTTTAGTCTTTCCAAATCCTGAAGATGAAAATATGCCCAAGATAAAGACCGTACCAGCGTGCCAGGGCAGACAGATAGTAGAACGCTACAGGCAAAAAGCAAAGGAGCAAGAGAACATAAAGTCATACCTCCTACTGTTTGTGCTTTTTGTGGTCATGCTTGCGGTTCTCATGGACCGCTCAGCCCAGACTTTGCTCTTTGGAGTTTTCGTGCTAATTGTGTCACTAATGGCAATCTCAAACATGAGGCTCAGAAACCAAGCGTTGGTACCAAAGCTTTTGGTTGACAATTGTGGCAGGAAAAAAGCCCCATTCGTAGATGCAACGGGGGCACATGCGGGAGCACTCCTTGGAGACGTTAGACACGACCCGTTTCAGTGTTTTAGTGGTAAGGAGAGCGTTATAGTTGAAAAAGACGGTGAGAGAAGGGCAGTTACACTGAAGGAGTTCGTTGAGAACGCTCTCAAAGAACCGTCAGGAGAAGGGGTAGATGGTGAAGTCAAAGTTGCCTACAGGGACTTTAGAAATGATAACGTTAAAATACTCACAAAGGACGGTTTCGTGAAGCTCCTCTATGCCAACAGAAGGGAAGGAAAGCAAAAACTCAGAAGAATAGTGAACCTTGAGAAGGATTACTGGCTTGCGGTAACTCCCGAGCACAAGGTATACACAGTAAAGGGTCTCAAAGAAATGGGTGAGCTGACCAAAGATGACGAGATAATAAGAGTCCCTGTTATCATCCTCGACCGGTTTGATGTAGCTCGCACATACAATGAGGAGGAGAAGCTCAAAGATTACATCCGCTGGAAGGAGTATTATGAGAAAACCGGCAACGGGTATAAGAGGGCCGCTAAGGAGCTCGGCATTAAGGAGAGCACGCTCCGCTGGTGGACTCAAGGAGCCAAGCCAAAATCCTTGAAAATGATCGAAGAACTTGAAAAACTTGGTCTCCTACCTCTGAAGAGCGACGATAAACGGCTCGAAGAGATAGCCAAAGTTATGGGCGTCCTTTTCAGCGATGGAAACATTGACAAGAACCTTAACACTCTAAGCTTTGTTTCAAGTGAGAGAGAAGCTGTCGAAGAATTCGTGAGAATCCTTGGAAATATCTTTGGAAGAGTTGAATATGAGATCAAGGAGAACCGTAGGGCTATGGGAGAGAGTATTCTCTTCAGGACGTGGGACAGAAGGGTTATACGGTTCTTCGTTGCCCTTGGTGCCCCCGTTGGCAACAAGACAAAGGTTAAACTTGAGCTTCCATGGTGGATTAAGCTTAAGCCGTCACTTTTCCTTGCCTTCATAGATGGGCTCTACAGCGGCGACGGCAGCGTACCAAGGTTTGCCCGCTATAGGGAGGGCATCAAATTTAATGGAACTCTTGAAATAGCTCAGCTTACGGATGAGCTTGAAAAGAAGCTTCAATTTTTTGAAGAAGTAGCATGGCATTTGGGCCTCTTTGGAATCGAGGCGAAGGTTAGAGTTGACAAAGCCAATGGTAAATACAAGGTGAGGCTTGTATTCTCGCAGTCTATAGACAACGTGCTTAACTTCCTTGAGTTCGTGCCGATAAGCCTCTCCCCATCTAAGAGGGAGAGATTCCTCGGGGAAGTCGAGAAGTATCTCAGTGCTGTTCCCGATTCAAGCCTTGCAGAGAAGCTCAAAGAATTCAGGGAACGCTTTGAGAGGATTAAGAAGAAAGAGAGAAGGAACTTCATTGAAACTTGGGAAGAAGTGGAGATTACATACAACGTGACAACAGAGACAGGGAATTTACTTACAAACGGCCTACTCGTCAAAAATTCCGGTGGTCTCGGAACTCCAGCTCACGAGCGTGTCGAGCCTGGAATGATTCACAGGGCACACAAGGGAGTCCTCTTCATAGATGAGATAGCCACCCTTAGTTTAAAGATGCAGCAGAGCCTGCTCACCGCTATGCAGGAAAAGAAGTTTCCGATAACAGGACAGAGCGAGCTTTCAAGCGGTGCCATGGTTAGGACAGAGCCTGTTCCGTGTGATTTCATCTTAGTTGCTGCAGGAAACCTGGATACCGTTGATAAAATGCACCCCGCTTTGCGTTCGAGAATAAGGGGTTACGGTTACGAGGTCTACATGAGAACCACAATGCCAGACACCATCGAGAACAGGAGAAAGCTTGTGCGCTTTGTTGCTCAAGAGGTAGTGAAAGACGGTAAAATACCGCACTTCACCAGGGATGCCGTTGAAGAGATAATTAGAGAGGCCCAAAAGAGAGCAGGCAGAAAAGGTCATCTAACATTGAGACTTAGAGACCTTGGAGGTGTAATAAGGGCTGCTGGGGACATAGCAGTAAGAGAAGGAGCTAAATATGTGACCAGGGAACACGTATTAAAGGCATTACAGCTTGCTAGACCTCTTGAAAAGCAGTTGGCAGATTGGTATATAGAGAGAAAGAAAGAGTACCAGGTAATCAAAACTGAAGGTGGAGAAATAGGAAGGGTAAACGGTCTCGCTGTCATAGGGGAACAGAGCGGTATTGTACTGCCTATTGAAGCCGTCGTTGCACCTGCAGCAAGCAGGGAGGAAGGTAAGATAATTGTAACTGGTAAGCTTGGAGAGATAGCAAAGGAGGCCGTCCAAAACGTTTCGGCTATAATAAAGCGCTACAAGGGAGAGGACATAAGTCGCTACGACATTCACGTTCAGTTCCTTCAAACATACGAAGGGGTTGAGGGCGATTCAGCAAGCATAAGCGTCGCTACTGCAGTGATTTCAGCTCTCGAAGAAATCCCTGTGAAGCAAAGCGTTGCTATGACAGGTTCATTAAGCGTTAGGGGAGAAGTCTTGCCAGTTGGTGGAGTTACTCCCAAGATAGAAGCTGCAATAGAAGCGGGAATAAAGCAGGTTATAATTCCAAAAGCAAACGAAAAGGACGTTTTCTTAAGCCCAGACAAGGCTGAAAAGATCGAAATAATTCCAGTCGAGACAATTGATGAGGTTCTCCAGATAGCCCTCGAAGACTCAGAGAAGAAAGACGACCTAATAAAAAGGATTAGGGAAGCATTACCATTTGCTTAA
- a CDS encoding glycosyltransferase has protein sequence MLLEILLAIIFLWDWYFFAGYLTRLMDMYKTREWVPFVSILIPAYNEGQTITESIKSALSQDYPAFEVIVIDDGSEDDTFEKASSINDPRLRVFRKAHEGKAKALNFGLSKAKGEVIVTTDADSLLSPDALRHLVEGFYSPEVVGVGGQVRVLGNSFLERAQDVEHLRIAMFRRAKELEDLSVAPGPISAFRREALEKIGGFVESEVEDYATTKELKKIGKVVYAPRAKVYTRMPKTLGDLWRQRKRWFLGDLKHLGGGLEKELFFLLLGDFIALLDIMVPVALLLSGKLGLFSFFLGYEILTFLIPTVVEGGSLLNALLFPIFLWFWAVFYLVLHIYGYLLKIYRNL, from the coding sequence ATGCTGCTCGAGATACTCCTTGCAATAATCTTCCTCTGGGATTGGTACTTTTTCGCTGGTTATCTAACCAGACTTATGGATATGTATAAAACCCGGGAATGGGTTCCCTTTGTGAGCATACTGATTCCTGCCTACAATGAGGGGCAAACCATAACAGAATCTATAAAATCAGCTCTCTCTCAGGATTATCCTGCCTTTGAAGTTATTGTGATTGACGATGGCAGTGAAGATGATACGTTTGAAAAGGCTTCCTCCATAAATGATCCAAGGCTGAGAGTTTTTAGGAAAGCTCATGAGGGAAAAGCAAAAGCCCTTAACTTCGGATTATCAAAGGCGAAAGGTGAAGTGATAGTTACCACCGATGCAGACTCCTTGCTCTCGCCAGACGCCTTGAGACATCTTGTGGAGGGGTTTTATTCTCCAGAGGTTGTAGGCGTTGGAGGCCAAGTTAGGGTTTTGGGGAACTCTTTTTTAGAAAGAGCTCAAGACGTTGAACATCTTAGGATTGCAATGTTTAGGCGTGCCAAGGAACTCGAAGATTTAAGCGTTGCTCCGGGCCCTATTTCAGCCTTTAGGCGGGAAGCTTTGGAGAAAATCGGTGGATTTGTCGAGAGTGAGGTTGAGGATTACGCTACAACAAAAGAGCTCAAGAAAATTGGAAAAGTTGTTTACGCTCCCAGGGCTAAGGTTTACACAAGAATGCCGAAAACACTTGGAGACCTTTGGAGGCAGAGAAAAAGGTGGTTTTTGGGTGATTTAAAGCATCTCGGTGGCGGATTAGAAAAGGAGCTGTTCTTCCTCCTCTTGGGCGATTTCATTGCACTTCTTGATATAATGGTTCCAGTGGCATTGCTTTTAAGTGGAAAGTTGGGTTTATTTTCGTTCTTCTTGGGTTATGAAATACTGACATTCCTCATCCCTACCGTTGTAGAGGGGGGATCTCTTTTGAATGCCCTTCTTTTCCCAATCTTCCTATGGTTTTGGGCGGTTTTTTACTTAGTTCTGCACATTTACGGCTATTTGTTGAAGATATATCGTAACCTTTAA
- the tgtA gene encoding tRNA guanosine(15) transglycosylase TgtA, whose product MSEFRFEIKARDAAGRIGKIEVNGKKLETPAIMPVVNPKQLIVTPKELKEMGFDIIITNSYIIYKDEKLRKEALEKGIHRLLDYDGIIEVDSGSFQLMRYGGIDVTNREIIEFQHKIGVDIGTFLDIPTVPDAPREKAEEDLKITLERAKEAESIKSIAMNAAVQGSTYPDLRTYAAKKLSEMNFEIHPIGAVVPLMESYRYKDLVDVVIASKLGLRPDRPVHLFGAGHPMIFALAVAMGIDLFDSASYALYAKDDRYMTPEGTKRLEELEYFPCSCPVCSRHTPQELREMPKEERTRLLALHNLWVIREELNRVKQAIKEGTLWQLVDERARSHPKMFAAYKRLLEYKDYLEENEPVTKASAFFKVSEEIMGTPVVLRAKERAERVKKKFSEVVSHQIFGEIPKYLSLTFPFAQSEGEEDFTIEKPSKEEAKLYIQAVAEYQFGEGASEAFKDVFVDLSRKTGMPRQIKAGGKHIATFRAEDGLLTLGIEGAKRLHKILPYPRMRVVVNSDAEPFARKGKNVFAKFVIDADENIRPYDEVLVVNKDDELLATGQTLLNGRELKIFKQGLAVKVRRGVE is encoded by the coding sequence ATGAGTGAGTTTAGATTTGAAATAAAAGCGCGAGATGCTGCGGGAAGGATAGGAAAGATTGAAGTTAACGGGAAAAAACTAGAAACCCCGGCAATAATGCCCGTTGTAAACCCCAAACAGCTTATAGTAACTCCCAAAGAACTCAAGGAAATGGGCTTTGACATTATAATTACGAACTCCTACATAATCTACAAAGATGAAAAACTCAGGAAGGAAGCCCTTGAAAAAGGTATCCATAGACTTTTGGACTACGACGGCATAATTGAGGTTGACTCGGGAAGTTTTCAGCTCATGAGATACGGAGGAATCGACGTCACCAATAGGGAGATCATAGAGTTTCAGCACAAAATAGGCGTTGACATAGGGACGTTCCTTGATATTCCCACAGTTCCGGACGCTCCAAGGGAAAAAGCTGAGGAAGACCTTAAGATAACTCTTGAGAGGGCAAAAGAAGCTGAAAGCATAAAGAGCATAGCAATGAACGCTGCGGTTCAGGGTTCCACTTATCCGGACTTAAGGACATACGCGGCAAAGAAGTTAAGCGAGATGAACTTTGAGATTCACCCTATTGGTGCCGTGGTGCCTTTAATGGAAAGCTACCGCTACAAGGACTTGGTTGATGTTGTAATAGCGTCCAAGCTTGGCCTCAGACCCGACAGACCGGTTCACCTCTTTGGTGCAGGTCATCCAATGATCTTCGCTCTAGCGGTTGCCATGGGGATAGACCTGTTTGACTCAGCCAGCTACGCCCTCTACGCCAAGGACGACCGCTACATGACGCCTGAAGGAACTAAGAGGCTCGAAGAACTTGAGTATTTCCCTTGCTCATGTCCTGTCTGTTCCCGTCACACTCCTCAAGAGCTTAGGGAAATGCCGAAGGAAGAGAGGACAAGGCTACTGGCTCTCCACAATCTGTGGGTCATTAGAGAAGAGCTGAACAGAGTTAAACAAGCAATAAAAGAAGGGACACTATGGCAGCTCGTAGACGAGCGTGCGAGGTCTCATCCAAAAATGTTCGCCGCTTATAAGAGGTTGCTTGAATACAAGGATTACTTAGAAGAGAACGAGCCAGTTACAAAGGCTTCGGCATTTTTCAAGGTCAGCGAAGAAATTATGGGAACTCCCGTGGTTTTAAGGGCAAAAGAGCGGGCTGAAAGAGTTAAAAAGAAGTTCTCTGAGGTTGTTAGCCACCAAATCTTTGGAGAGATTCCGAAGTATCTAAGCTTAACGTTCCCCTTTGCCCAGAGCGAGGGAGAGGAGGACTTCACAATAGAGAAGCCTTCAAAGGAGGAAGCAAAGCTCTACATCCAGGCTGTTGCCGAGTATCAGTTTGGTGAAGGTGCTAGTGAGGCTTTTAAAGATGTTTTCGTGGATTTATCAAGGAAAACAGGTATGCCAAGGCAGATAAAAGCGGGCGGTAAGCATATAGCGACCTTCAGGGCGGAGGACGGTCTTTTGACCCTTGGCATTGAGGGTGCCAAAAGGCTCCACAAGATTCTGCCGTATCCAAGGATGAGAGTGGTGGTTAATAGCGATGCTGAGCCTTTTGCAAGGAAGGGGAAGAACGTTTTCGCAAAATTCGTGATTGATGCAGACGAGAACATAAGACCCTATGATGAAGTTTTAGTTGTGAATAAGGACGACGAGCTCTTGGCAACCGGTCAGACCTTATTGAACGGCAGGGAGCTTAAGATATTCAAGCAAGGGCTGGCAGTAAAAGTTAGAAGGGGGGTTGAGTAA
- a CDS encoding DNA double-strand break repair nuclease NurA, which produces MYRLISKDQADRIFEMLIKELQNAEKALKGKIEWKPLPEKKESKAYAVDGSQGKARLSGTIIYTVSSFAFGNGKSARLVYTNAMTYNHGISDQIIRLQMETLENKLGALVGSDEHMILMDGTLTGSLTRPPVYPESVKGITTLLETLKESKVEELIKDFIERLDEHYINLEKRLNEERELYNGVILTDDVMEEYSEFYKAMEGKEVVNYDGALKRLRDALKAEVPRSEIIKIAEELDEYVEPKTLTLEEAKNTIHVVLGYLEYLHSLEKLLQRELIYLAKSFYNRKITSKLGVSLLDVPFIDAYLLRTYGEEAPGYCVIYDPEIAEEKKKIAHRLPRVLRKYFPTIQRFIESGVPSAYIRTMKGGVIYLLQSNISISDELIAKLLWHESNGYIRPLQKAHEGVKIEQRAFKVELEALMNYLKKKNKELRVFVKYGRSPLE; this is translated from the coding sequence ATGTACCGACTTATTTCAAAAGATCAAGCCGATAGAATCTTCGAGATGCTTATAAAGGAACTTCAAAATGCAGAAAAAGCTCTAAAGGGCAAGATAGAGTGGAAGCCCCTCCCAGAAAAAAAGGAGAGCAAAGCTTACGCAGTTGATGGAAGCCAGGGAAAGGCAAGGCTGAGCGGGACAATAATCTACACTGTCTCATCTTTTGCTTTTGGAAACGGCAAAAGCGCCCGTTTAGTTTATACAAACGCTATGACGTATAACCATGGCATCTCTGATCAAATTATAAGGCTTCAGATGGAGACGCTCGAAAACAAGCTTGGTGCATTGGTTGGGAGCGACGAGCACATGATTTTAATGGATGGAACGCTCACGGGCTCTTTAACAAGACCTCCTGTGTATCCAGAGAGCGTTAAGGGCATAACAACTTTGCTCGAAACATTAAAAGAGAGTAAAGTAGAAGAACTCATTAAAGATTTCATTGAAAGGCTCGATGAGCATTATATCAACTTAGAAAAGCGCCTCAATGAGGAGAGAGAGCTTTACAACGGGGTCATACTTACAGACGATGTTATGGAAGAGTATTCGGAGTTCTACAAAGCAATGGAAGGCAAGGAGGTCGTAAACTACGATGGTGCGCTGAAGAGGCTGAGGGATGCCCTGAAAGCTGAAGTCCCGAGGAGTGAAATAATAAAAATCGCCGAAGAGCTGGACGAATACGTTGAGCCGAAAACTCTGACTCTTGAGGAGGCAAAGAATACAATCCATGTTGTTCTTGGATATTTGGAGTACCTTCACTCGCTCGAAAAGCTTCTTCAAAGAGAGTTGATATACCTCGCAAAGAGCTTTTACAACAGGAAGATCACATCAAAGCTTGGCGTAAGCCTTCTTGATGTCCCATTCATCGATGCGTACTTACTTAGAACTTACGGAGAGGAAGCCCCAGGGTACTGCGTGATCTATGACCCAGAAATTGCTGAAGAAAAGAAAAAGATAGCTCACCGCCTGCCCAGAGTTCTGAGAAAATACTTCCCCACCATCCAGAGATTTATAGAGAGTGGAGTTCCTTCAGCTTATATAAGGACGATGAAAGGAGGGGTAATATACCTCCTACAATCCAACATCTCAATCAGCGACGAGTTAATAGCAAAATTGCTGTGGCACGAAAGCAACGGCTACATACGGCCCCTCCAGAAAGCCCATGAAGGAGTCAAAATTGAGCAAAGAGCCTTTAAGGTAGAACTTGAGGCTCTCATGAACTACTTAAAGAAGAAAAATAAGGAGCTGAGAGTCTTTGTAAAGTATGGAAGGTCTCCACTTGAATGA
- a CDS encoding inorganic phosphate transporter, with protein MDWILFSALFMAWAIGVNDSAKVVGTAVGSGLLGFKKAVFVIGVFTTMGAVFGGGGVSGTISELAKGLDANSIGIILFSAAVAVTLASIRGFPISTTQSIVGGLAGAALAFNLIVKWEIFFRIVLAWVLSPLLAAFLAIMVYEVYAKLFNKVKQIQLLETMYKCLVFIAVAFSAFNLGANELSNVVGLMEAVGVDGPFKLVLSLTLGFGALTFSHEVIMSVGKRLTPLDPLSAFSSQFASAMAVTTANLLGLPVSSGQAVIGGVAGLGYHLDNPVNWSLIRSIVLSWVFAPLISGILTFLLLSLLP; from the coding sequence ATGGACTGGATTTTATTTTCGGCTCTTTTTATGGCATGGGCTATAGGGGTAAATGATAGTGCAAAAGTCGTTGGTACTGCTGTAGGCTCTGGGTTATTGGGGTTTAAGAAGGCTGTTTTTGTTATTGGGGTATTTACAACTATGGGAGCCGTTTTTGGTGGGGGCGGCGTTTCTGGAACTATCAGCGAACTTGCCAAAGGGCTGGACGCTAATTCAATAGGGATAATCCTTTTTAGTGCTGCAGTGGCCGTTACTCTAGCGAGCATAAGAGGTTTTCCGATTTCTACAACCCAGTCAATCGTCGGGGGATTAGCTGGAGCGGCTCTTGCATTTAATTTGATAGTAAAGTGGGAAATATTTTTCAGAATAGTGCTTGCGTGGGTTTTGTCCCCGTTGTTAGCTGCTTTTTTAGCAATCATGGTTTATGAGGTCTATGCAAAGCTCTTCAATAAAGTAAAACAAATTCAGCTTCTTGAGACAATGTACAAGTGCCTTGTCTTTATAGCAGTTGCATTCTCTGCTTTCAATCTGGGAGCAAATGAACTATCTAATGTGGTTGGTTTAATGGAAGCAGTGGGGGTTGATGGCCCATTTAAGCTTGTTCTTTCCTTGACTCTGGGGTTTGGGGCACTAACTTTTAGCCATGAAGTGATTATGAGTGTTGGTAAAAGGCTGACTCCCCTTGATCCTCTTTCGGCATTTTCATCACAGTTTGCTTCAGCTATGGCAGTAACTACCGCGAACCTTCTTGGTCTTCCAGTCAGCTCGGGTCAAGCGGTTATTGGAGGAGTGGCTGGGCTTGGCTACCATTTGGATAACCCTGTCAATTGGAGCCTAATTCGGAGCATAGTATTGAGCTGGGTTTTTGCCCCATTGATTTCTGGAATTCTAACGTTCCTGCTTTTGAGCTTGCTTCCGTAG